In Variovorax sp. J2L1-78, the following are encoded in one genomic region:
- the rpsJ gene encoding 30S ribosomal protein S10 gives MATKQKIRIRLKAFDYKLIDQSAAEIVDTAKRTGAIVKGPVPLPTRMKRFDILRSPHVNKTSRDQFEIRTHQRLMDIVDPTDKTVDALMKLDLPAGVDVEIKLQ, from the coding sequence ATGGCTACCAAGCAAAAGATCCGCATCCGCCTGAAGGCATTCGACTACAAGCTGATCGACCAGTCGGCGGCCGAGATCGTCGACACCGCCAAGCGCACCGGCGCCATCGTCAAGGGCCCCGTGCCCCTGCCGACGCGCATGAAGCGTTTCGACATCCTGCGTTCGCCGCACGTCAACAAGACGTCGCGCGACCAGTTCGAGATCCGCACGCACCAGCGCCTGATGGACATCGTCGACCCGACCGACAAGACCGTGGACGCGCTGATGAAGCTCGACCTCCCGGCCGGCGTGGACGTCGAGATCAAGCTGCAGTAA
- the tuf gene encoding elongation factor Tu, whose amino-acid sequence MAKGKFTRTKPHVNVGTIGHVDHGKTTLTAAIATVLSAKFGGEAKAYDQIDAAPEEKARGITINTAHVEYETANRHYAHVDCPGHADYVKNMITGAAQMDGAILVCSAADGPMPQTREHILLARQVGVGYIIVFLNKCDMVDDAELLELVEMEVRELLDKYEFPGDDTPIIHGSAKLALEGDKGPLGEQAIMKLADALDTYIPTPERAVDGTFLMPVEDVFSISGRGTVVTGAVERGIIKVGEEIEIVGIRPTVKTTCTGVEMFRKLLDQGQAGDNVGVLLRGTKREEVERGQVLCKPGSIKPHVHFTAEVYVLSKDEGGRHTPFFNNYRPQFYFRTTDVTGAIELPKDKEMVMPGDNVSITVKLINPIAMEEGLRFAIREGGRTVGSGVVAKILDI is encoded by the coding sequence ATGGCAAAAGGTAAATTCACCCGCACCAAGCCGCACGTGAACGTGGGCACGATCGGTCACGTTGACCACGGCAAGACCACGCTGACGGCGGCGATCGCAACCGTTCTGTCGGCCAAGTTCGGCGGCGAAGCCAAGGCGTACGACCAGATCGACGCGGCGCCCGAAGAAAAGGCCCGCGGCATCACGATCAACACCGCGCACGTCGAGTACGAAACGGCCAACCGTCACTACGCCCACGTCGACTGCCCCGGCCACGCCGACTATGTGAAGAACATGATCACCGGCGCCGCCCAGATGGACGGCGCCATCCTGGTGTGCTCGGCCGCCGACGGCCCGATGCCCCAGACCCGTGAACACATCCTGCTGGCACGCCAGGTGGGTGTGGGCTACATCATCGTGTTCCTGAACAAGTGCGACATGGTCGACGACGCCGAGCTGCTCGAGCTGGTCGAAATGGAAGTGCGCGAGCTGCTGGACAAGTACGAATTCCCGGGCGACGACACCCCCATCATCCACGGCTCGGCCAAGCTCGCCCTGGAAGGCGACAAGGGCCCGCTGGGTGAACAAGCCATCATGAAGCTGGCCGACGCCCTGGACACCTACATCCCGACGCCCGAGCGCGCCGTGGACGGCACCTTCCTGATGCCTGTGGAAGACGTCTTCTCGATCTCGGGTCGCGGCACGGTCGTGACCGGTGCTGTCGAGCGCGGCATCATCAAGGTCGGCGAGGAAATCGAGATCGTGGGCATCCGCCCGACGGTCAAGACCACCTGCACCGGCGTGGAAATGTTCCGCAAGCTGCTGGACCAGGGCCAGGCTGGCGACAACGTCGGCGTGCTGCTGCGCGGCACGAAGCGCGAAGAAGTCGAGCGCGGCCAGGTGCTGTGCAAGCCCGGTTCGATCAAGCCGCACGTGCACTTCACCGCTGAAGTCTATGTGCTGAGCAAGGACGAAGGCGGCCGCCACACGCCGTTCTTCAACAACTACCGTCCGCAGTTCTACTTCCGCACGACGGACGTGACCGGCGCGATCGAGTTGCCCAAGGACAAGGAAATGGTCATGCCTGGCGACAACGTCAGCATCACCGTCAAGCTGATCAACCCGATCGCCATGGAAGAAGGCCTGCGTTTCGCCATCCGCGAAGGCGGCCGTACCGTGGGTTCGGGCGTCGTGGCCAAGATCCTCGATATCTAA
- the fusA gene encoding elongation factor G: MSRKTPIERYRNIGISAHIDAGKTTTTERILFYTGVNHKIGEVHDGAATMDWMEQEQERGITITSAATTCFWKGMAGTFPEHRINIIDTPGHVDFTIEVERSMRVLDGAVMVYDAVGGVQPQSETVWRQANKYRVPRLAFVNKMDRTGANFLRVRQMMIDRLKANPVVIQIPIGAEDKFQGIVDLVKMKAIIWDEDKGVTFQYGEIPADIVDVCNEYREKLVEAAAEASEDLMNKYLEGEALTEEEIKAAIRQRTIAGEIQPMLCGSAFKNKGVQAMLDAVIEYMPAPTDIPPVSGTDEDEAPVSRKADDSEKFSALAFKLMTDPFVGQLTFVRVYSGVLTKGDSVYNPVRGKKERIGRIVQMHANNREEVNEIRAGDIAACVGLKEVTTGETLCDPTAIVTLERMVFPESVISQAVEPKTKVDQEKMGIALQRLAQEDPSFRVKTDEESGQTIISGMGELHLEIIVDRMKREFGVEANVGKPQVAYRETIRKTVEDAEGKFVRQSGGKGQYGHVILKVEPQEAGKGFEFVDAIKGGVVPREYIPAVEKGVIEALNQGVLAGYPVVDVKVTLHFGSYHDVDSNEMAFKMAAIFGFKEGCRKASPVILEPMMAVEVETPEDYAGNVMGDLSSRRGMVQGMDDMIGGGKAIKAEVPLSEMFGYSTTLRSMSQGRATYTMEFKHYAEAPRNVAEAIVAARAK; encoded by the coding sequence ATGTCCCGCAAGACCCCCATCGAGCGCTACCGCAACATCGGTATCTCCGCGCACATCGACGCTGGCAAGACCACGACGACCGAGCGCATCCTGTTCTACACGGGTGTGAACCACAAGATCGGTGAAGTGCATGACGGCGCCGCCACCATGGACTGGATGGAACAGGAACAAGAGCGCGGCATCACGATCACCTCGGCTGCCACGACCTGCTTCTGGAAGGGCATGGCCGGCACGTTCCCCGAACACCGCATCAACATCATCGACACCCCCGGTCACGTGGACTTCACCATTGAAGTCGAGCGCTCGATGCGCGTGCTCGACGGTGCCGTGATGGTGTACGACGCCGTCGGCGGCGTGCAGCCCCAGTCGGAAACCGTCTGGCGCCAGGCCAACAAGTACCGCGTGCCCCGCCTGGCGTTCGTCAACAAGATGGACCGTACCGGCGCCAACTTCCTGCGCGTTCGTCAGATGATGATCGACCGCCTGAAGGCCAACCCCGTCGTGATCCAGATCCCGATCGGCGCCGAAGACAAGTTCCAGGGCATCGTCGACCTCGTGAAGATGAAGGCCATCATCTGGGACGAGGACAAGGGCGTGACCTTCCAGTACGGCGAGATCCCGGCCGACATCGTCGACGTCTGCAACGAGTACCGCGAGAAGCTCGTGGAAGCCGCTGCCGAAGCCAGCGAAGACCTGATGAACAAGTACCTCGAAGGCGAAGCGCTGACCGAGGAAGAGATCAAGGCCGCCATCCGTCAGCGCACCATCGCCGGCGAGATCCAGCCGATGCTGTGCGGCTCCGCGTTCAAGAACAAGGGCGTGCAGGCCATGCTCGACGCGGTCATCGAATACATGCCCGCGCCGACGGACATCCCGCCGGTCAGCGGCACCGACGAAGACGAGGCGCCGGTCAGCCGTAAGGCCGACGACAGCGAGAAGTTCTCCGCGCTGGCATTCAAGCTGATGACCGACCCGTTCGTGGGCCAGCTGACCTTCGTGCGCGTCTACTCCGGCGTGCTGACCAAGGGCGACAGCGTCTACAACCCGGTGCGTGGCAAGAAAGAGCGCATCGGCCGGATCGTTCAGATGCACGCGAACAACCGCGAAGAAGTCAACGAAATCCGCGCCGGCGACATCGCCGCCTGCGTGGGCCTGAAGGAAGTGACCACGGGCGAAACCCTGTGCGACCCGACGGCCATCGTGACGCTCGAACGCATGGTGTTCCCGGAATCGGTGATCTCGCAGGCCGTCGAGCCCAAGACCAAGGTCGACCAGGAAAAGATGGGCATCGCGCTGCAGCGCCTGGCCCAGGAAGATCCGTCCTTCCGCGTGAAGACCGACGAAGAATCCGGCCAGACCATCATTTCGGGCATGGGCGAGCTCCACCTCGAAATCATTGTGGATCGCATGAAGCGCGAATTCGGTGTGGAAGCCAACGTGGGCAAGCCGCAAGTGGCCTACCGCGAAACCATCCGCAAGACGGTCGAAGATGCCGAAGGCAAGTTCGTGCGTCAGTCGGGCGGCAAGGGCCAGTACGGTCACGTGATCCTGAAGGTCGAGCCGCAGGAAGCCGGCAAGGGCTTCGAGTTCGTCGACGCGATCAAGGGCGGTGTGGTTCCTCGCGAATACATCCCTGCGGTCGAGAAGGGCGTGATCGAGGCGCTGAACCAGGGCGTGCTGGCCGGTTACCCGGTCGTCGACGTCAAGGTCACGCTGCACTTCGGTTCTTACCACGACGTGGACTCGAACGAAATGGCGTTCAAGATGGCCGCCATCTTCGGTTTCAAGGAAGGCTGCCGCAAGGCCAGCCCCGTGATCCTCGAGCCGATGATGGCCGTGGAAGTCGAAACGCCGGAAGACTACGCCGGCAATGTGATGGGCGACCTGTCCAGCCGTCGCGGCATGGTGCAGGGCATGGACGACATGATCGGTGGCGGCAAGGCCATCAAGGCCGAAGTGCCGCTGTCGGAAATGTTCGGCTACTCGACCACGCTGCGCTCGATGTCGCAAGGCCGCGCCACGTACACGATGGAGTTCAAGCACTACGCTGAAGCGCCGCGTAACGTTGCCGAAGCCATCGTGGCCGCTCGCGCGAAGTAA
- the rpsG gene encoding 30S ribosomal protein S7, translating to MPRRREVPKREILPDPKFGNVELSKFMNVIMEGGKKAVAERIIYGALEQIEKKNPGKDPVEAFTMAINNVKPMVEVKSRRVGGANYQVPVEVRPVRRLALSMRWIKEAARKRGEKSMALRLANELMEATEGRGGAMKKRDEVHRMAEANKAFSHFRF from the coding sequence ATGCCACGTCGTCGCGAAGTCCCCAAACGTGAAATCCTGCCGGACCCGAAGTTCGGCAATGTCGAGCTGTCCAAATTCATGAACGTGATCATGGAAGGCGGCAAGAAGGCTGTGGCCGAACGCATCATTTATGGTGCGCTCGAGCAGATCGAGAAGAAGAACCCGGGCAAGGACCCGGTGGAAGCCTTCACGATGGCCATCAACAATGTGAAGCCGATGGTCGAAGTGAAGTCGCGCCGCGTCGGTGGCGCGAACTACCAGGTGCCCGTCGAAGTGCGCCCGGTGCGCCGTCTGGCCCTGTCGATGCGCTGGATCAAGGAAGCCGCCCGCAAGCGTGGCGAGAAGTCGATGGCCCTGCGTCTGGCCAACGAACTCATGGAAGCCACGGAAGGCCGTGGCGGTGCCATGAAGAAGCGCGATGAAGTGCACCGCATGGCCGAGGCCAACAAGGCCTTCAGCCACTTCCGCTTCTAA
- the rpsL gene encoding 30S ribosomal protein S12, which yields MPTINQLVRQGRTVEKINSKSPAMQNSPQRRGVCTRVYTTTPKKPNSALRKVAKVRLTNGFEVISYIGGEGHNLQEHSVVLVRGGRVKDLPGVRYHIVRGSLDLQGVKDRKQSRSKYGAKRPKKA from the coding sequence ATGCCAACCATCAATCAACTGGTGCGTCAGGGTCGAACGGTCGAAAAGATCAATTCGAAGAGCCCTGCCATGCAGAACTCGCCGCAACGCCGCGGTGTCTGCACCCGCGTCTACACCACGACGCCTAAGAAGCCCAACTCGGCGCTTCGTAAAGTTGCCAAGGTCCGCCTGACCAACGGCTTCGAAGTCATCTCCTACATCGGCGGCGAAGGCCACAACCTGCAGGAACACAGCGTGGTGCTGGTTCGTGGCGGTCGTGTCAAGGACTTGCCCGGTGTTCGCTACCACATCGTGCGCGGTTCGCTCGACTTGCAAGGCGTGAAAGACCGCAAGCAGTCGCGTTCCAAGTACGGCGCGAAGCGCCCCAAGAAGGCCTAA
- a CDS encoding D-alanyl-D-alanine carboxypeptidase family protein, with the protein MTRISDALRALVLAAAASFCMLAAAQAPVPPEVAARSYLLLDVTANQMLAQKDIDSPVEPASLTKLMSAYLVFDALKSKKISLTQTLPISVRAWKMPGPRMFIDPKMQVPVDDLIKGMIVQSGNDATMALAEAVGGTAEHFIELMNEQAKALGMKGTSYKNPEGLTEPGHTTTARDLSILATRLMRDFPEYVHYYAIKKYRYPGTPSTNDTNRNLLLFRDPTVDGLKTGHTDAAGYCMIVTAKRDFPNLADGRRLLSIVLGASSENVRANESQKLLNWGYTAFDAVKLFDANQPAATPAVWKGKSDTVKLGRPEAIVVSVPAGSASKIKTQVARPDPLVAPFAKNQAVGSLKVILGDEPVAEVPLLVLEPVEQAGILGRAWDAIRLWIK; encoded by the coding sequence ATGACGCGTATCTCTGACGCGCTCCGCGCGCTGGTGCTGGCTGCCGCCGCATCGTTCTGCATGCTGGCTGCGGCCCAGGCGCCGGTGCCGCCCGAAGTTGCTGCCCGCAGCTATCTCCTGCTCGACGTCACGGCCAACCAGATGCTGGCGCAGAAGGACATCGACAGCCCGGTCGAGCCCGCTTCGCTGACCAAGCTGATGTCGGCGTACCTCGTCTTCGACGCGCTGAAGTCCAAGAAGATCAGCCTGACCCAGACCCTGCCCATCAGCGTGCGTGCTTGGAAAATGCCGGGGCCGCGCATGTTCATAGACCCGAAGATGCAGGTGCCGGTCGACGACCTGATCAAGGGAATGATCGTCCAGTCGGGCAACGACGCGACCATGGCGCTCGCCGAGGCCGTGGGCGGTACGGCCGAGCACTTCATCGAACTCATGAACGAGCAGGCCAAGGCGCTCGGCATGAAGGGCACCAGCTACAAGAATCCCGAAGGCCTCACGGAGCCGGGCCACACCACGACGGCGCGCGACCTGAGCATCCTGGCCACCCGGCTCATGCGCGACTTCCCGGAGTACGTGCACTACTACGCCATCAAGAAGTACCGCTACCCGGGCACGCCGTCGACCAACGACACCAACCGCAACCTGCTGCTGTTCCGCGACCCGACCGTCGACGGCCTGAAGACCGGCCACACGGATGCCGCCGGCTACTGCATGATCGTGACGGCCAAGCGCGACTTCCCGAACCTGGCCGACGGCCGACGGCTGCTCTCGATCGTGCTGGGTGCCTCCAGCGAGAACGTGCGCGCCAACGAATCGCAGAAACTGCTGAACTGGGGCTACACGGCCTTCGACGCCGTCAAGCTGTTCGACGCCAACCAGCCCGCGGCCACGCCGGCGGTCTGGAAAGGCAAGTCCGACACCGTCAAGCTGGGCCGTCCGGAGGCGATCGTGGTGTCGGTGCCGGCCGGTTCGGCCAGCAAGATCAAAACGCAGGTCGCGCGACCCGACCCGCTGGTGGCGCCGTTCGCCAAGAATCAGGCCGTCGGTTCGCTCAAGGTCATCCTGGGTGACGAGCCGGTGGCCGAGGTGCCGCTGCTGGTGCTGGAACCGGTGGAGCAGGCCGGCATTCTGGGCCGCGCCTGGGACGCCATCCGCCTCTGGATCAAGTAA
- a CDS encoding alpha/beta hydrolase, with amino-acid sequence MNSQTEKLRLEGAVGIIEAQRDLPPDAAASRGVAVIAHPHPLFGGTMDNKVVQTLARAFVASGWTAVRFNFRGVGASEGVHDEGRGETEDFAAVLAQVAPDGPVAVAGFSFGGFVTVNALQALWPAREVQQVVLVGTSVARVVPPPLPEGTLERTLVVHGEADDTVALSAVMDWARPQSLPVTVVPGGGHFFHGQLPLLKNLVARHLRAG; translated from the coding sequence ATGAATTCTCAGACCGAAAAACTCCGCCTGGAAGGCGCGGTGGGCATCATTGAAGCTCAGCGCGATCTGCCGCCCGACGCGGCCGCATCGCGCGGCGTCGCGGTGATCGCCCACCCGCATCCGCTGTTCGGCGGCACCATGGACAACAAGGTCGTGCAGACGCTGGCCCGCGCCTTCGTGGCGAGTGGCTGGACGGCGGTGCGCTTCAACTTCCGCGGCGTCGGCGCCAGCGAAGGCGTGCACGACGAAGGGCGCGGCGAGACCGAGGACTTCGCGGCGGTACTGGCGCAGGTTGCGCCCGACGGGCCGGTCGCCGTGGCGGGCTTTTCCTTCGGCGGCTTCGTGACGGTGAACGCGCTCCAGGCGCTGTGGCCGGCGCGCGAGGTGCAGCAGGTGGTGCTCGTGGGGACCAGCGTGGCGCGCGTCGTGCCGCCGCCGTTGCCCGAGGGCACGCTCGAGCGCACGCTGGTCGTGCATGGCGAGGCCGACGACACGGTCGCCCTGTCGGCCGTGATGGATTGGGCGCGCCCGCAGTCACTTCCTGTCACAGTCGTTCCCGGGGGTGGCCATTTCTTCCACGGACAATTGCCGCTCTTGAAAAATCTCGTGGCCCGCCATCTGCGCGCAGGCTGA
- a CDS encoding (2Fe-2S) ferredoxin domain-containing protein → MPSSTSAGTSGMPGYYERHIFFCLNERKNGEDACAKHNAQEGFDRCKSKVKEAGLAGVGKVRVNKAGCLDRCAGGPVAVVYPEAVWYTFVDADDIDEIVDSHLKNGQVVERLLLPPDVGR, encoded by the coding sequence ATGCCTTCTTCCACCTCGGCCGGCACGTCCGGCATGCCCGGCTACTACGAACGCCACATCTTCTTCTGCCTGAACGAACGCAAGAACGGCGAAGACGCCTGCGCCAAGCACAACGCGCAGGAGGGCTTCGACCGCTGCAAGTCGAAGGTGAAGGAGGCGGGCCTGGCCGGCGTCGGCAAGGTGCGCGTCAACAAGGCGGGCTGCCTCGACCGCTGCGCCGGCGGGCCGGTGGCCGTGGTGTACCCGGAGGCCGTCTGGTACACCTTCGTCGACGCCGACGACATCGACGAGATCGTCGACTCGCATCTCAAGAACGGCCAGGTGGTCGAGCGCCTGCTGCTCCCGCCCGACGTGGGCCGCTGA